Within the Metasolibacillus fluoroglycofenilyticus genome, the region ATTTTGCATAAATAAAAAAATAGCTGTTGGAAAAACATGCTTACGCACAGGCTTTTCCGACAGCTATTCCATTTTTATTAGAGTATAGATTTACGCTCTTTTAAAATCAAATAAATGCTCAAAGCTCATTATTTATTTACCATTTAAAACGATGGCAAATTTAATGAGATGGAGTTGTCCGAAAAGTCCATTTTGTTTTGACAACGCATTGAAATCAATGTTCCCTTTTACTGAAGGAGTACACTGCTAAAGCCAATGTTCATCCCATTTTTAAAAGAGGCGTTCTCTGCTTATATGAATCAACATTTTATGAAACATCATCGCTACTGTCCATTTTTAACGCTTCGTTGAGCTACGAATTTCCATATGATATGGTAAAACAACTGTTTGCTCTGCCACTTCTTCCTTATTCATAATTTTCGTTAAAAGTCGCATTGCTACAGCACCAATATCATAAAGTGGTAAGGCAACACTCGATAGCTGTGGACGTACCATTCTGGCTAACTTGGAGTTTTCAAAGCTAATGACTTCGATATCATTTGGCACTTGCTTGCCAGCATCTTGTGCCGCATGAATAATGCCGATTGCTAATTCATCGCTGCCTGCAAAATAAGCAGTCGGAGGTACTGCAATAGCTGTTAACTCTTCATATGCAGCGATGCCATCATCATATATGCTATCCCCCGCAATAATGAGCTGCTCATCTAGCTCAATATTGGCATCTTGCAATGCCTGCTTATAAGCAGCTAGTTTATATATACCATTAATCGTATAATCCAATGGACCTGAAACAAATGAGATACGCTTATGTCCATTTTTCAACAAAATATTAACAGCTTCATATGCTGCCTCATAATAATCAATATTGACAGAGGCAGCCTCCTGCTGTTCATCAACAGAGCCTGCTAAAACAATCGGTACTGGAGAGGCTTTGATTGCTTGTTGAATGCTACTCGATACTTTATCGGTCATCATTACAACGCCATCTACCTGCTTGCTTAACATCGTATCAAGCAATTCCAGCTCCTTGTCCTCCTTTTGGTCTGAATTCGATAAAATAATATTATAGCTATACATTGTCGCAATATCTTCAATGCCTCGTGCTAATTCTGCATAAATTGTATTTGAAATATCCGGAATAATCACGCCTACTGTTGTTGTTTTTTTACTAGCCAAGCCACGTGCCACCGCATTTGGTCGGTATTCTAGCCGCTCAATTACTTCCAATACTTTTTTTCTAGTGGCAGGCTTCACATTCTGGTTGCCATTCACAACACGCGATACTGTAGCCATTGAAACATTGGCCTCGCGCGCTACATCATAAATTGTTACTGTCACTATACTCGCCTCCAGTCGTCTTCTCTCAACTTATCTTCTATTTCCCATTAACAAGATAAACAAGTAAAAATACATTTTAGTTTTATAAAAAATGCTTTTGTCTTTCTGAATATCCCTTAATCAATGATGCCTCGACTAACTTTAGTCCAAATTTTTTCGGGCTGTTTGGTGGACGTTAACCTAAAGCCTTCACGTCCTATGACCGTGGTTAATTGATTTGCATCACGCAGGGCTTCCTTCAAAATCTGTGACATTCGCCGCAAGTTTAGCTGACACGATGTCGTTATCGTAGGACGCGATGTTCTTAGACGGAGTTCCTCTTTATCAGCACCCACTGAAATGAGCCTAAAAAGCATTTATTTTACTAGCTGTAGAGGTGGGAAACCTCTGTATCTATAGCTGTCGCCCTGCTATCTGTACAAAAAACCTTGCTGCCTCGTTTTCATACAAAATAAAATTGGCTGCTGCGGTTACTCGTCGCAAAAAACATCGCTGAAAGATGTTAAAACTCACTTTATACCATCATATATACTTTCATTTCCAATTTCAATAAAAAATGAAGTTAGACAAAAAAATGCCTTAAAAAGCTGTAGGACATCTTTTTCAATGACTATTATCTCATTGAAAAATGTAAAAGGCATCTGAAAAGTGGCATGTTCGCCTCCTTTTCAGACACCTCCTTTTCGACAACTTTAAAGTTTAAGCTTTTACTTCATATTGCTTCATGAACTTTAGCACTTCGTCGTAGAATGCATCGAATGTTGGAATATCCATTTGCTGCTGCTGGTCTGATAAAGCAATTGATGGGTCTGGATGAACTTCAGCCATTACGCCATCTGCACCAATTGCAATCGCCGCTTTTGCACATGGTAATAATAAATCGCGACGTCCTGTTGAGTGCGTTACATCAACCATTACTGGTAAATGCGTTTCCTGCTTTAAAATTGGCACTGCAGAAATATCTAATGTATTACGTGTCGCCTTTTCGTATGTACGAATACCACGCTCACATAAAATAATATTTTCATTGCCCTTTGACATAATGTACTCAGCTGCGTGAATGAATTCATCAATAGTTGCTGCTAAGCCACGTTTTAACAATACTGGCTTATTGATTGCCCCTGCTGCCTTTAATAATTCAAAGTTTTGCATATTACGTGCACCTATTTGTACAACATCTACATAATCAAGTGCTACTTCTAAATCAGCAGGTGTTACAATTTCTGTAATAACAGCTAAACCGTATTCCTCAGATACTTGCTTTAAAATTTTTAAACCTTCTAAACCAAGCCCTTGGAAATCGTATGGAGAAGTACGTGGCTTGTACGCGCCACCTCGAATTAATTTTAAACCTTTATCACGAATAGATGCGGCAACTTGCGCCACTTGCTCATATGATTCAACTGCACATGGACCAAAGACGAAAGATGGTGCACCTGCTCCTAATAATTCTCCATTAATATTAATAACTGTATCTTCAGATTTCTCTTTACGCGATACAAGTAATTCTTTTTTCTTCTCTGCCTCTAACTGCTTTAATGCTGTTTTAAAAATTTGTTTAAAAATATAATCAACCGTCATTTGATTTAACGGACCATTGTTATGCTCCTTAATTAAATCCAGCATATGGCGTTCTCGAAGGGGATCGTAACGATGCACACCCTGCTTCTCTTTAATCTTACCTATCTCATTAACAATCTCTGCTCGCTCATTAATTAAGCGCAAAATCTCTAAGTTTAAGCTGTCGATTTGACCGCGTAAACCTTCTAAATCGTGTTGACTCATTACTTATTTCTCCTTCCTGAGTACACATACTCTTTCAGAACGCTGAAATGTATGATACATTTTTAATTAATAATATCATTATAGACAACTTGTTTATAAATGTCACGCATTTTTAATTTAGCGCTTCAACTCGCTAAAGCTATCTCTAGTAAGGACACGAAAGGAAGCGATTACAAATGACTTCAAAGTTATTTGCTTTAGATATCGGTACACGCTCTGTAGTTGGCATTATTTTGGAAGAGCGAGATCAGCATTTTCACGTTGCTGATATGGTTATTAAAGAACATAAAGAGCGGGCAATGGTAGATGGCCAAATACATAATGTACTCTACGTAGCAGATTTGATAACTGAAATTAAACAGGTGTTAGAAGAAAAGCATGGTCCTTTAACAAAAGTAAGCGTTGCAGCAGCAGGTCGTGCCTTAAAAACAGAGCAGGCAAGCATTACGATTAATATAAAAAACCGTCCTATTTTTACGGAGGAAGACATTAATCGCTTAGAGCTTCAAGCTGTACAACAGGCGCAGCAACAATTGCTACAACATAAAGAAGATGCGAAGGCTAGCCACTATTATTGTGTTGGTTATTCGGTATTATATTACAAATTAGATGATGAAGAAATTGGCAGCCTATTAGACCAACAAGGCGACATGGCAACAATAGAAGTTATTGCAACGTTTTTACCTCGCGTTGTTGTAGAGTCGCTGTTAGCAGCATTAAAGCGTGCAGATTTAGAAATGGAGGCCCTGACGTTAGAGCCGATTGCAGCAATTAACGTACTTATTCCTTCTACGATGCGCCGTTTAAATGTTGCACTTGTCGATATAGGTGCTGGTACTTCGGATATCGCCATTACTGATAAAGGGACAATTATTGCTTATGGCATGGTGCCAACAGCTGGCGATGAGATTACCGAGGCATTAAGCGACCATTATTTATTAGATTTCCCAGTTGCAGAGGCTGCAAAGCGCCAGCTACATACAGCAGATAGTGATATACTTATTCAGGATATTTTAGGCTTTGACCAATATTTGCCTCACGAAGAAGTAATACAAGCGATTTATCCATCTATTACATCGTTAGCAAATGCGATTGGAACAGAGATTTTACGCTTGAACAACCAAGTAGCCCCAAAAGCAGTAATGCTCGTCGGAGGTGGTAGCCTGACACCAAAATTAACAGTCGAGCTTGGCAAAGTGCTAGAATTACCAGAAAATCGCGTTGCGGTTCGCGGCATAGACGCTATTCAAAATTTAACAAAAGAACCATCTATTCCGGTAACACCAGAGCTTGTAACACCAATAGGCATCGCAATTGCGGCAAAGAAAACACCGATTCAATACATGACGGTAACAGTGAATGAGCAAATTGTACGCTTATTTGAACTGAAAGAGATGACGATAGCCGATGCGTTTTTAGCGGCAAATATTCGAGCAAAGCAGCTTTATGGTAAGCCGGGTCATGCCCTATCCATAACGGTGAATAATCAAGCAATTTTCATTGCCGGAGAGCATGGTCAGCCTGCCCAAATTTTATTAAATGGTACGCCAGCCTCTACAAAATCTTCCATCAAAAATGGCGATACAATCACGCTTATTGAAGGACAAGATGGGCAAGCTGCAACTGCCCTTGTACAAGATATTGTAGATACTGCACTTTCAAAAAATATATCAATTAATAACATTCCTTATACTGTAAAGCCTAAAGTTTATATAAATACGAAGATTGCGACATTTGACCAAGCTTTACAAGATCGAGATATTGTAGATATTTCAATAATAGAAACGGCAGAGGATGTTTTAAAGCAGACAAATAATGTAGATTTACTGGAGCAATTGCGCTCCTATGTCGTTCATATCGATGGACAGCCCCTCTATTTACCAATGTTTTCATCCGAATTATTAATTAACGGAAAACCAAGTAAAACCCATTATCCTGTAAATGATGGTGACCGACTAGCATTTACACAAAATGCTTTGCCTACTGTGCAAACATTGGCAAATCATTTAGATTTATTATTAGAGGATCGAATGCTAGTGACATTTCAGGGAGAACGCATTGAGCTCGTAAAAATCGTACGCGAAATGACGGTGAACGGTGCTGTACTCTCTCCACAGGCTACTGTACCAAATGGTGCGACGATTAAAGTGAATGCCCTTGAGCACAGCCCATGGATTTTTCAAGATGTATTCCGCTTTTCAAACTGGCAACTTCCAGCACAAGCGAAAGGTGGCTTTACCATTTTAAGAAATGGTATCCCTTCTTCCTTCGATGCAGAAATTTTCGGTGGCGATACATTGGAAATTAAATTTACTTAAAAAAAAAGAGTTATCCGAAAAGTCTATTTTGTTTTGACACCGCATTGAAATCAATGTTTTCATCACTTCCCTTTTACTGAAGGATAACGCTGCTAAAGCCAATGTTCATCCCATTTTTAAAAGAGGCGTTCCCTGCTTATCCCGTATTAACAAATTTGTTTGCGACGAGTAACCGCAGGAGCAGGCTGTACTTTTGCGATGAGTAACCGCAGAGCACAGACCCCCACTTCAAAACAGCAGATAAAAACAAGATGTTTAAGTGGGGGTCTTACAGCCTGTAAAAACTAAGAATGAGGCCAACACGATGTTGGTCACACAAGCGTTTTCGCAGGATGCGAAGATTCTAGCTTGTGTTCCTCTATCACCAATCAGTGGGGGTGTGCGAAGCCCCCCACTGATTGAAGGTTCACTTTATATGAATCAACATTTTGCGAAACATCATCGCTACTGTCCAAAATGCCGGCTATGCACGGCTTTTTGGACAGCCCCTTCGCTTTTGGCACATAAAGCTGTGATTGTCGCTATTCTCGTCGCAAAGAAGCTGGGACAAAAAGAAAAAATGTTAGACCGCAATCTAGTTGGTCTAACATTTTTTTGATTTAAGACGGAATATTTAACTCCATAAAGCTGAAAAATTGTTATCTATTTTCGGCATTTTTTGAAATAATAAAGTTATGTCCCTGCCTCTTTTTAGAGGCTAGAAACACCGCATTACGCTTCCACTAAAAGCGCCCTTAAATTGATGACGGACGAGCGATTTCAGACATATTTTCAATCGGGTCTTCCTGTGTAGCTGGTTCCACTACTGCATTTATTAATTCTTCAAGTGGTTCTTCGCCTTCAGAAGACACTGTACCATCATCAAAGACATTTGGTGCTTTTGCTGTTTTTGCCTTTACTTTATCTACTAAATTTGTCGATTGCTCTTTTAATTGGCTCGATAGCTGAACTGTTTTTTCCTTCGCTGTAGAGGAAAGCTCTACACCTCGGTCACGTAATGTTACAGCCTGTGTCGCCACAGCTCCACGTAAATCACGACCAGATTTTGGAGCTAATAATAAGCCAGCGGCCGCACCGACAATGCCTCCTACCAATGCGCCGATAATAAAGTCTTTCATATTTACTGTTTCCTCACCGTAAATGTCTTCGTTTCTAGTCGTATATACTTGTGGTAAGTTCGTCATTTTTTGCTCTGTCATTGTATATCAATCCTTTCATTATTTTTTAGGCTTGGCATTTACACCATCTACAGTATAAACTGTCACATCATCTGGATTAATCGCTTTACGCTGGCGCCATTTATCAGCAATCCCCATCGCAACATTACTCCACTGAACAACTTGGGCTATTTTTTCTTCATTTTTTGTTACTTCAGAAGAAATAGAATTTGTAATGCGCTGTACAGATTCATTTAAACCATTTACTGAATCCCCTACACCTTTCACAGCATTGACAACAGTATTCAGCTTTTCTGCTTTTTCCGTAATATCATCAGCAAGCGAATTTGTTTTTGTTAACAGCGATGTCGTTTCACGTGTGATTCCTTCCATCTGCCCTTCAATACCTGCTACTGTTCCTGCGATATTGTTTAATGTTGTTTTCACTGAAAATAATGTCATACCGATGCTTACACATAAAAATAAAAAACCGATTGCCGCGACTAATGCAGCGATATAAAGTACGACTACCATGAAAATGACCTCCTATAGCTAGTTATATTTCTGATTCGACAAACATTTCAAAAATCCTGCCTATTATATGGGATAAAATTATACTTTTTGTAACAATTGCTCAAATGCTGTTTGATATTTATTAACATCCCCAGCTCCCATAAAGAGCAATACAGCTCCCTCATGCTCTTTAAGCTGTTGGATTGTATCTAGTTCTAGCACTTTGCTTCCTTCAACTAGCTGCACTAAAGCATCAATTGTTAGAGCGCCTAATTGCTCACGCGCTGAACCAAAAATATCACATAAATATACTGCATCTGCATCGTCTAAACTATCCGCAAATTGTTGTAAAAATGTTTGAGTGCGCGTAAATGTATGCGGTTGAAATACCGCAACAATTTGTCTTTCAGGATATTTTTGTCTTGCTGCCTGCAATGTTGCCGCAATTTCAGTTGGATGATGTGCATAATCATCTACAAGTACTGTATTCCCGATAATCGTTTCTGTAAAACGTCTTTTTACACCTGCATATGTGTCCAAACGCTCCTGAATAACATCTGTCGGTATGCCTTCATAGTGACAAAGAGAAATAACAGCCAATGCATTTAATATTGCATGGTCACCAAATTGTGGAATAAAGAACGTTGCATAAAATTCATTGCGCACATACACTTCGAATTCTGTGCCTTCTGTTGTCTTAACAACGTTGCGCGCTGCAAAGTCGTTTTCAGCATCAAAGCCATAATAAACAACAGGTACTTGTGCCTGAATGCGCTGCAATTGCTCATCATCTCCACAAGCAATAATTGCTTTCTTCACTTGCATCGCTAACGATTGAAAGGCATCGAACACATCGTCAACACTCGCAAAATAATCTGGATGGTCAAAGTCTATATTTGTCATTACTGCATAATCTGGATTATACGCTAAAAAATGGCGTCGATATTCACATGCCTCCATAACGAAATACTTTGCATTTTCCATTCCTGCCCCTGTTCCGTCTCCTATTAGGTAAGACGTTGGCATATAGCCGCCAATAACATGGCTCATTAGGCCCGTTGTAGATGTTTTTCCATGTGAGCCTGTAATAGCAATAGATGTATAATGATTGCTATAATCCCCTAAAAATTTATGATAACGAACAACTTCTACACCTAGCTCACGTGCGCGTATAAGCTCAGGATGG harbors:
- the ccpA gene encoding catabolite control protein A, which gives rise to MTVTIYDVAREANVSMATVSRVVNGNQNVKPATRKKVLEVIERLEYRPNAVARGLASKKTTTVGVIIPDISNTIYAELARGIEDIATMYSYNIILSNSDQKEDKELELLDTMLSKQVDGVVMMTDKVSSSIQQAIKASPVPIVLAGSVDEQQEAASVNIDYYEAAYEAVNILLKNGHKRISFVSGPLDYTINGIYKLAAYKQALQDANIELDEQLIIAGDSIYDDGIAAYEELTAIAVPPTAYFAGSDELAIGIIHAAQDAGKQVPNDIEVISFENSKLARMVRPQLSSVALPLYDIGAVAMRLLTKIMNKEEVAEQTVVLPYHMEIRSSTKR
- a CDS encoding YtxH domain-containing protein; protein product: MTEQKMTNLPQVYTTRNEDIYGEETVNMKDFIIGALVGGIVGAAAGLLLAPKSGRDLRGAVATQAVTLRDRGVELSSTAKEKTVQLSSQLKEQSTNLVDKVKAKTAKAPNVFDDGTVSSEGEEPLEELINAVVEPATQEDPIENMSEIARPSSI
- a CDS encoding bifunctional 3-deoxy-7-phosphoheptulonate synthase/chorismate mutase, producing the protein MSQHDLEGLRGQIDSLNLEILRLINERAEIVNEIGKIKEKQGVHRYDPLRERHMLDLIKEHNNGPLNQMTVDYIFKQIFKTALKQLEAEKKKELLVSRKEKSEDTVININGELLGAGAPSFVFGPCAVESYEQVAQVAASIRDKGLKLIRGGAYKPRTSPYDFQGLGLEGLKILKQVSEEYGLAVITEIVTPADLEVALDYVDVVQIGARNMQNFELLKAAGAINKPVLLKRGLAATIDEFIHAAEYIMSKGNENIILCERGIRTYEKATRNTLDISAVPILKQETHLPVMVDVTHSTGRRDLLLPCAKAAIAIGADGVMAEVHPDPSIALSDQQQQMDIPTFDAFYDEVLKFMKQYEVKA
- a CDS encoding DUF948 domain-containing protein, translated to MVVVLYIAALVAAIGFLFLCVSIGMTLFSVKTTLNNIAGTVAGIEGQMEGITRETTSLLTKTNSLADDITEKAEKLNTVVNAVKGVGDSVNGLNESVQRITNSISSEVTKNEEKIAQVVQWSNVAMGIADKWRQRKAINPDDVTVYTVDGVNAKPKK
- a CDS encoding cell division FtsA domain-containing protein, encoding MTSKLFALDIGTRSVVGIILEERDQHFHVADMVIKEHKERAMVDGQIHNVLYVADLITEIKQVLEEKHGPLTKVSVAAAGRALKTEQASITINIKNRPIFTEEDINRLELQAVQQAQQQLLQHKEDAKASHYYCVGYSVLYYKLDDEEIGSLLDQQGDMATIEVIATFLPRVVVESLLAALKRADLEMEALTLEPIAAINVLIPSTMRRLNVALVDIGAGTSDIAITDKGTIIAYGMVPTAGDEITEALSDHYLLDFPVAEAAKRQLHTADSDILIQDILGFDQYLPHEEVIQAIYPSITSLANAIGTEILRLNNQVAPKAVMLVGGGSLTPKLTVELGKVLELPENRVAVRGIDAIQNLTKEPSIPVTPELVTPIGIAIAAKKTPIQYMTVTVNEQIVRLFELKEMTIADAFLAANIRAKQLYGKPGHALSITVNNQAIFIAGEHGQPAQILLNGTPASTKSSIKNGDTITLIEGQDGQAATALVQDIVDTALSKNISINNIPYTVKPKVYINTKIATFDQALQDRDIVDISIIETAEDVLKQTNNVDLLEQLRSYVVHIDGQPLYLPMFSSELLINGKPSKTHYPVNDGDRLAFTQNALPTVQTLANHLDLLLEDRMLVTFQGERIELVKIVREMTVNGAVLSPQATVPNGATIKVNALEHSPWIFQDVFRFSNWQLPAQAKGGFTILRNGIPSSFDAEIFGGDTLEIKFT
- the murC gene encoding UDP-N-acetylmuramate--L-alanine ligase; the protein is MTRYHFTGIKGSGMSPLAQILFDSGEQVQGSDVETYYFTEKPLRDRGITILSFDANNIEQGMTVIAGNAFPDDHPELIRARELGVEVVRYHKFLGDYSNHYTSIAITGSHGKTSTTGLMSHVIGGYMPTSYLIGDGTGAGMENAKYFVMEACEYRRHFLAYNPDYAVMTNIDFDHPDYFASVDDVFDAFQSLAMQVKKAIIACGDDEQLQRIQAQVPVVYYGFDAENDFAARNVVKTTEGTEFEVYVRNEFYATFFIPQFGDHAILNALAVISLCHYEGIPTDVIQERLDTYAGVKRRFTETIIGNTVLVDDYAHHPTEIAATLQAARQKYPERQIVAVFQPHTFTRTQTFLQQFADSLDDADAVYLCDIFGSAREQLGALTIDALVQLVEGSKVLELDTIQQLKEHEGAVLLFMGAGDVNKYQTAFEQLLQKV